In Streptomyces sp. NBC_00448, the following are encoded in one genomic region:
- a CDS encoding class I SAM-dependent methyltransferase, whose product MSPILNSPMAKRLLRPATTLVDQRVQRPVSRLRKELDALRREVKELEQLRRQVGELRGQEYAVGLLFDRTGRSGPRLPTAAQIDKLVAEVAKVSGTDPKAARRNVTVAFRNVIALEALAVGRLAGSTQNVCGKLATVPLLDPPNAEVLEIGTLYGLFSATMLRMLHRAGIEPELTIVDPLVGTQLQPGGLEGLDPTGTPVRLDVVRANLALGGKAGERARVQVGFSGDPDVRAAVSDREYGVIVIDGDHSAQGVTEDLEWAESIAAPGAVVVLDDYGDNKWAGVQEGADAYLAGSTRFDLVGRVSTSAFLRARD is encoded by the coding sequence ATGTCGCCCATTCTGAACAGCCCGATGGCCAAGCGGCTCCTGCGCCCTGCCACGACGCTCGTCGACCAGCGCGTCCAGCGCCCTGTCTCCCGGCTGCGCAAGGAACTGGACGCCCTGCGGCGGGAGGTGAAGGAGCTGGAGCAACTGCGCCGGCAGGTCGGCGAGCTGCGCGGCCAGGAGTACGCGGTCGGGCTGCTCTTCGACCGCACCGGCCGCAGCGGCCCCCGGCTGCCCACCGCGGCGCAGATCGACAAGCTGGTGGCCGAGGTGGCGAAGGTCAGCGGGACCGACCCGAAGGCGGCCCGGCGCAACGTGACGGTCGCGTTCCGCAACGTGATCGCGCTGGAGGCGCTGGCGGTCGGCCGGCTCGCCGGCTCCACCCAGAACGTCTGCGGCAAGCTCGCCACGGTGCCGCTGCTCGACCCGCCCAACGCGGAGGTGCTGGAGATCGGCACGCTGTACGGGCTCTTCTCGGCGACGATGCTGCGGATGCTGCACCGCGCGGGGATCGAGCCCGAGCTGACGATCGTGGACCCGCTGGTCGGTACGCAGCTCCAGCCGGGCGGGCTGGAGGGCCTCGACCCCACGGGTACGCCGGTCCGGCTCGACGTGGTCCGGGCGAACCTGGCGCTCGGGGGGAAGGCGGGCGAGCGGGCCCGGGTGCAGGTCGGCTTCTCCGGCGACCCCGACGTGCGCGCGGCGGTCTCCGACCGGGAGTACGGCGTGATCGTCATCGACGGGGACCACTCCGCGCAGGGCGTGACCGAGGACCTCGAGTGGGCCGAGAGCATCGCGGCCCCGGGCGCCGTCGTGGTCCTCGACGACTACGGCGACAACAAGTGGGCCGGCGTCCAGGAGGGCGCGGACGCCTACCTCGCCGGCTCCACCCGTTTCGACCTGGTCGGACGCGTTTCCACCTCGGCGTTTCTGCGGGCGCGGGACTGA
- the lon gene encoding endopeptidase La, translating into MAFEPKSSNLTLPVLPLDGEVVLPGMVVPLDLTDSEVRAAVEAAQAAHAGDTAGKPRVLLVPRVDGNYAAVGTLGTVEQVGRLSDGDPGAVIKGRSRVRIGAGTTGPGAALWVEGTVVEEPAPQGAPGTVAELMKEYKALATSWLRKRGAWQVVDRVQQIDDAGQLADNSGYSPFLSVEQRVELLETADPVARLKLATQWLRDHLAEQDVAETIRKDVQEGMEKQQREFLLRQQLEAVRKELAELNGDPDNETDDYRVRVESADLPEKVREAALKEVEKLERSSDASPEGSWIRTWLDTVLELPWNTTTEDTYDVAGARAVLDADHSGLDDVKERITEYLAVRKRRADRGLGVVGGRRGGAVLALVGPPGVGKTSLGESVARAMGREFVRVALGGVRDEAEIRGHRRTYVGALPGRIVRAIKEAGSMNPVVLLDEVDKVGSDYRGDPAAALLEVLDPAQNHTFRDHYLEVELDLSDVVFLATANVLEAIPEPLLDRMELVRLDGYTEDEKVVIARDHLLPRQLERAGLAADEVSLDEDALRRLAGEYTREAGVRNLERTVARLLRKIAAQHELGDRELPFAVGSGDLRALIGRPHHVPEAAQDPEERRTAVPGVATGLAVTGAGGDVLYIEASLADPETGGSGLQLTGQLGDVMKESAQIALSFLRSRGAELELPVGDLKDRGVHLHVPAGAVPKDGPSAGVTMTTALASLLSGRRVRTDVAMTGEVSLTGRVLPIGGVKQKLLAAHRAGITTVVIPKRNEADLDDVPAEILGVLDVHPVSDVRQVLALALEPAEADTPAEEVPIAA; encoded by the coding sequence ATGGCGTTTGAGCCGAAGAGTTCCAACCTCACCCTCCCCGTACTGCCGCTCGACGGTGAGGTCGTGCTGCCCGGCATGGTCGTACCGCTCGACCTGACGGACAGCGAAGTGCGGGCCGCGGTGGAGGCCGCCCAGGCGGCCCACGCCGGGGACACGGCGGGCAAACCCCGCGTGCTTCTGGTGCCGAGGGTCGATGGGAACTACGCGGCCGTGGGCACCCTCGGGACGGTCGAGCAGGTCGGGCGGCTGTCCGACGGCGACCCCGGCGCGGTGATCAAGGGCCGCTCACGGGTGCGGATCGGCGCGGGCACGACCGGCCCGGGTGCGGCCCTGTGGGTGGAGGGCACCGTCGTGGAGGAGCCGGCGCCGCAGGGGGCGCCTGGCACCGTGGCCGAGCTGATGAAGGAGTACAAGGCGCTCGCCACCAGTTGGCTGCGCAAGCGCGGCGCCTGGCAGGTGGTCGACCGCGTGCAGCAGATCGACGACGCCGGGCAGCTCGCCGACAACTCCGGCTACTCCCCGTTCCTGAGCGTGGAGCAGCGCGTGGAGCTTCTGGAGACCGCCGACCCGGTGGCCCGGCTGAAGCTCGCCACGCAGTGGCTGCGCGACCACCTCGCCGAGCAGGACGTCGCCGAGACGATCCGCAAGGACGTCCAGGAGGGCATGGAGAAGCAGCAGCGCGAGTTCCTGCTCCGCCAGCAGCTGGAGGCGGTCCGCAAGGAGCTGGCCGAGCTGAACGGCGACCCCGACAACGAGACGGACGACTACCGGGTCCGGGTGGAGTCCGCCGACCTGCCCGAGAAGGTCCGCGAGGCCGCCCTGAAGGAGGTCGAGAAGCTGGAGCGCTCCTCGGACGCCTCCCCGGAGGGCTCGTGGATCAGGACCTGGCTGGACACCGTTCTCGAACTGCCGTGGAACACCACCACCGAGGACACCTACGACGTCGCGGGCGCCCGGGCCGTGCTGGACGCGGACCACTCCGGCCTCGACGACGTGAAGGAGCGGATCACCGAGTACCTGGCGGTCCGCAAGCGCCGGGCCGACCGCGGTCTCGGCGTGGTCGGCGGCCGCCGCGGCGGCGCGGTCCTGGCGCTGGTCGGGCCGCCCGGGGTCGGAAAGACCTCGCTCGGCGAGTCCGTGGCCCGCGCGATGGGCCGCGAGTTCGTCCGGGTGGCGCTCGGCGGCGTCCGCGACGAGGCCGAGATCCGCGGCCACCGCAGGACGTACGTGGGCGCGCTGCCCGGCCGGATCGTGCGCGCGATCAAGGAGGCCGGGTCGATGAACCCGGTGGTGCTGCTCGACGAGGTCGACAAGGTCGGCTCGGACTACCGGGGCGACCCGGCGGCCGCGCTGCTCGAAGTCCTCGACCCGGCGCAGAACCACACCTTCCGCGACCACTACCTGGAGGTCGAACTCGACCTGTCCGACGTGGTGTTCCTGGCCACCGCCAACGTGCTGGAGGCCATCCCCGAGCCGCTGCTGGACCGGATGGAGCTGGTCCGGCTCGACGGCTACACCGAGGACGAGAAGGTCGTCATCGCCCGTGACCACCTGCTGCCCCGCCAGCTGGAGCGCGCGGGCCTGGCCGCCGACGAGGTGAGCCTGGACGAGGACGCGCTGCGCCGGCTGGCCGGCGAGTACACGCGCGAGGCGGGCGTACGGAACCTGGAGCGGACCGTGGCCCGCCTGCTGCGGAAGATCGCCGCGCAGCACGAACTGGGCGACCGGGAGCTGCCGTTCGCGGTCGGCTCGGGCGACCTGCGGGCCCTGATCGGCCGGCCGCACCATGTGCCCGAGGCCGCGCAGGACCCGGAGGAGCGGCGCACCGCCGTACCGGGTGTGGCCACCGGCCTCGCGGTCACCGGCGCGGGCGGCGACGTGCTCTACATCGAGGCGTCGCTGGCCGACCCGGAGACCGGCGGGTCCGGGCTCCAGCTCACCGGCCAGCTCGGTGACGTGATGAAGGAGTCCGCGCAGATCGCGCTCTCCTTCCTGCGCTCGCGCGGCGCGGAACTGGAGCTGCCGGTCGGCGACCTCAAGGACCGCGGCGTCCACCTGCACGTGCCGGCCGGCGCCGTGCCCAAGGACGGCCCGAGCGCGGGTGTCACCATGACCACCGCCCTCGCGTCCCTGCTGTCCGGCCGCCGGGTCCGTACCGACGTCGCCATGACCGGTGAGGTGTCCCTGACCGGCCGGGTGCTGCCCATCGGCGGGGTCAAGCAGAAGCTGCTGGCCGCGCACCGCGCCGGGATCACCACCGTGGTGATCCCCAAGCGCAACGAGGCCGACCTCGACGACGTCCCCGCGGAGATCCTCGGCGTGCTCGATGTCCACCCGGTCAGCGACGTCCGCCAGGTGCTGGCGCTGGCCTTGGAGCCGGCGGAAGCGGACACCCCCGCCGAGGAGGTCCCGATCGCCGCGTGA